A stretch of the Sulfurimonas sp. HSL3-1 genome encodes the following:
- a CDS encoding PAS domain-containing sensor histidine kinase, with protein MFSFEEIFDLVDIGITVYEPLEEGNDFKVVYINDKAKKFCRFDVGESVSEALSTLYPVNETRPLIEFFREVYRTGEAQEIALVPCFGFTNLWQEGYIYKLSSGHLVSRCLGVKDERAREILAPDERLTFRTILDTAPIGIWSQDVSGRLRFVNKAFCDATGISEERFLSVPHYEPLYSPEAAKSCMRSDAAALQQSEPHLSYEKIPFTDGKVHEVLIVKTRVEDESHGVSGLVGLSLDITEQLEAERKLEAINRNLEERIREEIEASRRKDTMLFQQNKFAAMGEMISNIAHQWRQPLNTLGLLMTGMSVKMMMAQDDTRESEFEAFQSHCSEIIQYLSDTIDDFRLYYQEDGGHDSFCISDMDKSLHTLVISSIMGNRIRYENDLENVRISGHLNNLKQALINLYSNAANAIKSNGTEAGFIQCRGFVEGSQYVIKVCDNGGGIDKAIIDKIFDPYFTTKHKSQGTGLGLYMTRQIIEQKFSGTITVKNEKAGACFTIRLPFPGEAC; from the coding sequence TGACAAAGCAAAGAAGTTTTGCCGTTTTGACGTGGGAGAGTCCGTCAGCGAAGCGTTGTCTACGCTCTATCCGGTCAATGAAACCCGTCCTCTGATTGAATTCTTCCGGGAGGTGTACCGTACGGGAGAGGCGCAGGAGATCGCCCTGGTCCCCTGTTTCGGTTTCACCAATCTCTGGCAGGAGGGCTACATCTACAAACTCTCCAGCGGCCACCTCGTTTCGCGCTGTCTAGGGGTGAAGGATGAACGCGCGCGGGAGATCCTGGCCCCGGATGAGCGTCTCACCTTTCGAACGATCCTCGATACGGCGCCCATCGGGATCTGGTCCCAGGACGTCTCCGGCAGACTCCGGTTCGTCAACAAGGCCTTCTGCGATGCCACCGGCATCAGCGAGGAGCGCTTCCTCTCCGTTCCCCATTACGAACCGCTCTACTCGCCGGAAGCCGCGAAGAGCTGCATGCGTTCGGATGCCGCGGCACTGCAGCAGAGCGAACCCCACCTCTCCTATGAGAAGATCCCCTTTACCGACGGCAAAGTGCATGAGGTCCTGATCGTCAAGACGCGGGTCGAAGACGAGTCGCACGGCGTCAGCGGCCTGGTCGGTCTCAGTCTCGATATCACCGAACAGCTCGAAGCGGAGCGGAAGCTCGAGGCGATCAACCGGAACCTCGAGGAGCGGATCAGGGAGGAGATCGAAGCGAGCCGCCGGAAGGACACGATGCTCTTTCAGCAGAACAAGTTCGCCGCGATGGGGGAGATGATCAGCAACATCGCGCACCAGTGGCGGCAGCCACTTAACACCCTGGGGCTGTTGATGACGGGGATGTCGGTCAAGATGATGATGGCACAGGACGACACGCGCGAGAGCGAATTCGAAGCGTTTCAAAGCCACTGCAGCGAGATTATCCAGTACCTCTCCGACACGATCGACGATTTCCGCCTCTACTACCAGGAGGACGGGGGGCACGACAGTTTCTGCATCAGCGATATGGACAAATCGCTGCATACCCTCGTGATCAGCTCCATTATGGGCAACCGGATCCGTTACGAGAACGATCTCGAAAACGTACGGATCAGCGGTCATCTGAACAACCTAAAACAGGCGCTGATCAACCTCTATTCGAACGCGGCCAATGCCATCAAGAGCAACGGGACCGAAGCGGGCTTTATCCAGTGCAGAGGGTTCGTCGAAGGATCGCAGTATGTCATCAAGGTCTGCGACAACGGCGGCGGCATCGACAAGGCGATCATCGACAAGATTTTCGACCCCTATTTTACGACCAAGCACAAAAGCCAGGGCACGGGGCTGGGGCTTTACATGACCCGGCAGATCATCGAACAGAAGTTCAGCGGCACGATCACCGTGAAAAATGAGAAGGCCGGCGCCTGCTTTACGATCCGCCTTCCCTTTCCCGGGGAGGCGTGCTGA
- a CDS encoding cytochrome b/b6 domain-containing protein, with the protein MKDYSLQLRVWHWANAVVVLGLLGTFFLRKTFLSWHTNSQILLEKLASFGITVTTEQAAALAKAVRAPMWEWHIILGYVFAVLVLWRLVMIFKEGFGYAPENSHMAWVYRGYKVIYAVMAFMAISGLLIHFYKEIGLAKDVAGSVKELHEIVAWAIVAFVALHIAGVFVADNRDQKGITSKMISG; encoded by the coding sequence ATGAAAGATTACTCGTTACAACTGCGCGTCTGGCACTGGGCCAACGCCGTCGTCGTCCTCGGTCTGCTGGGGACGTTTTTCCTGCGCAAGACCTTTCTGAGCTGGCACACCAATTCGCAGATTCTGCTGGAGAAGCTCGCATCATTCGGCATTACCGTGACGACGGAGCAGGCGGCGGCCCTGGCCAAGGCGGTGAGGGCACCGATGTGGGAGTGGCACATCATCCTGGGCTACGTCTTCGCCGTGCTCGTTCTCTGGCGGCTGGTGATGATTTTTAAAGAGGGGTTCGGCTACGCGCCGGAGAACAGCCATATGGCGTGGGTCTACAGAGGCTACAAAGTCATCTACGCCGTGATGGCGTTTATGGCCATCAGCGGGCTGCTCATCCACTTCTACAAGGAGATCGGCCTTGCCAAAGACGTCGCGGGTTCGGTCAAGGAGCTGCACGAGATTGTCGCCTGGGCCATCGTCGCCTTTGTCGCGCTGCACATTGCCGGCGTTTTCGTCGCCGACAACCGCGACCAGAAGGGGATTACCTCCAAGATGATCTCGGGCTAG
- a CDS encoding alpha/beta fold hydrolase, with protein sequence MTTTVNGIEIHYDDLGSVDMPALIFLHGFPLNRTMWQRQAEACRKHCRVIAYDLRGHGETEGGEEPFSIPLFVQDLLSLMDALRVKTATLCALSMGGYIALRAAEEHPERFNALILCDTQCAADTPEGREKRLKAIRAIETDGVEPFAEGLLGKLLAEQTFEQHPETVAAVREMIVSTPAHSLVHSLRAMRERDETCSLLPRLTLPVLILVGEADQIAPPDASVYMHNALPAAELVIIEGAGHLSNLENPEAFNAALLPFLSGHCHRD encoded by the coding sequence ATGACAACGACGGTCAACGGTATTGAAATACACTATGACGACCTGGGATCGGTCGACATGCCGGCACTGATCTTTCTGCACGGCTTTCCCCTGAACCGGACAATGTGGCAGCGCCAGGCGGAAGCCTGCAGGAAGCACTGCCGGGTCATCGCTTACGACCTAAGAGGACACGGGGAGACGGAGGGGGGAGAGGAACCCTTCTCCATTCCCCTCTTTGTGCAGGACCTGCTCTCGCTGATGGACGCCCTGCGGGTCAAAACGGCGACGCTGTGCGCCCTCTCCATGGGCGGGTACATCGCCCTGCGGGCGGCGGAGGAACACCCTGAGCGCTTCAACGCCCTCATTCTCTGCGATACGCAGTGTGCCGCCGATACGCCCGAGGGACGCGAGAAGCGGCTCAAGGCCATCCGTGCCATCGAAACGGACGGCGTCGAACCCTTTGCCGAGGGGCTGCTGGGCAAACTGCTGGCGGAACAGACGTTTGAACAGCACCCCGAAACGGTCGCCGCGGTCAGGGAGATGATCGTTTCGACGCCCGCGCACTCCCTCGTGCACTCCCTGCGCGCCATGCGCGAACGCGACGAGACCTGTAGCCTACTCCCCCGGCTCACCCTCCCGGTGCTCATCCTCGTCGGCGAGGCGGACCAAATCGCGCCGCCGGACGCTTCGGTCTACATGCACAACGCCCTCCCGGCCGCCGAGCTCGTCATCATTGAAGGGGCGGGGCACCTGAGCAACCTCGAGAATCCCGAGGCGTTCAATGCCGCCCTGCTCCCCTTTCTCTCCGGGCACTGCCACCGGGACTAG
- a CDS encoding HD-GYP domain-containing protein produces MDYELNIREVIYALTEALDLVGIDDTRHGKRVAFIAAECARAAGFDEAFIDDIIGIGMLHDCGVSTTDVHRSLVTQLEWKDEQIHCERGAILLGKVALFQRFALPVYYHYTHWELLEHLPVDRRVKQLANLIYLSDRVDALRSQMGGTGLERSAEIERIIVEHSGTFFAPDFVEAFRTASGRNSFWFSLEDEPLEEQLMEWVGRGENKPFSFSAVREMAQMFADVVDAKSPFTFEHSFGVAALANFLARGFGLDEQRRETVEIAALLHDLGKLRVEDAILNKNGRLDTGEKILMNRHGFDSNMILRRIHGFREIARIASLHHEMLDGKGYPYSLGEEDIPLEARIVTVADIFQALVQTRPYRAAMEPDAAFAILQDMADAGKVDTAVVAMIGTNLQQAYRLAKYKERVKAA; encoded by the coding sequence ATGGACTACGAACTCAATATTCGCGAAGTGATTTACGCCCTCACCGAAGCCCTCGACCTTGTCGGTATCGACGACACGCGCCACGGAAAACGGGTGGCATTCATCGCCGCCGAATGCGCGAGAGCCGCGGGGTTCGACGAGGCATTTATAGACGACATCATCGGTATCGGGATGCTCCACGACTGCGGCGTGTCTACGACGGACGTTCACCGCTCCCTGGTGACGCAGCTGGAGTGGAAGGATGAGCAGATCCACTGTGAACGCGGGGCGATCCTGCTGGGCAAGGTGGCACTCTTTCAGCGCTTCGCACTGCCGGTCTACTACCACTACACCCATTGGGAGCTTCTGGAGCATCTGCCCGTTGACCGGCGTGTCAAACAGCTGGCGAACCTTATCTATCTTAGCGACAGGGTCGATGCGCTCCGCTCGCAGATGGGTGGTACTGGCCTGGAGCGGAGCGCGGAGATCGAACGTATCATCGTCGAGCACAGCGGCACCTTTTTCGCGCCGGATTTCGTCGAGGCGTTCCGGACGGCTTCGGGCCGGAACTCCTTCTGGTTCTCCCTGGAGGACGAACCGCTGGAGGAGCAGCTGATGGAGTGGGTCGGCAGGGGAGAGAACAAACCCTTCTCCTTCTCGGCCGTGCGGGAGATGGCGCAGATGTTCGCCGACGTTGTCGATGCGAAGAGCCCCTTCACCTTTGAACACTCTTTCGGGGTCGCGGCGTTGGCAAATTTCCTGGCCCGGGGGTTCGGGCTGGACGAACAGCGGCGCGAGACGGTGGAGATCGCTGCACTCCTGCACGATCTCGGCAAACTGCGGGTTGAAGACGCCATTTTGAACAAGAACGGGCGGCTCGACACCGGGGAGAAAATACTGATGAACCGGCACGGGTTCGATTCGAACATGATCCTGCGGCGCATCCACGGCTTCCGGGAGATCGCCCGGATCGCCTCTTTGCACCATGAGATGCTCGACGGAAAGGGGTACCCCTATAGCCTGGGGGAAGAGGATATCCCCCTCGAAGCGCGGATCGTGACCGTTGCCGACATCTTCCAGGCCCTGGTGCAGACGCGTCCCTACCGTGCGGCGATGGAGCCGGACGCGGCCTTCGCCATTTTGCAGGATATGGCCGATGCCGGGAAGGTCGATACGGCGGTCGTGGCGATGATCGGCACGAACCTGCAGCAGGCCTACCGCCTGGCAAAGTACAAAGAGCGAGTTAAAGCGGCATAG
- a CDS encoding Mut7-C RNAse domain-containing protein, whose protein sequence is MGSAQHRFIADCHLGRVAKYLRFMGYDTLFFPTIQDTELLRIAKDETRTVLTRDAALAQRKNVPVYLLDAVELHEQLHELAAHFGLEIGEDAHRRCLVCNAPLVRVCPAAIQKAVPEKVYKTFDTFRQCPECGRVYWNGDHYRNMILLLETALQNAIDSQQ, encoded by the coding sequence ATGGGCAGTGCGCAGCACCGTTTTATCGCGGACTGCCATCTCGGCCGTGTTGCCAAGTACCTCCGCTTCATGGGGTACGACACCCTCTTCTTCCCGACCATCCAGGACACGGAACTGCTCCGGATAGCCAAGGATGAGACACGCACCGTTCTCACCCGGGATGCCGCCCTTGCGCAGCGCAAAAACGTGCCGGTCTACCTGCTTGACGCCGTCGAACTCCACGAGCAGCTGCACGAACTGGCGGCGCATTTCGGGTTGGAAATAGGTGAGGATGCGCACCGGCGCTGCCTTGTCTGCAATGCCCCGCTCGTGCGCGTCTGCCCCGCCGCGATTCAAAAGGCCGTACCCGAAAAGGTCTACAAGACCTTTGACACCTTCCGGCAGTGCCCCGAATGCGGCCGCGTCTACTGGAACGGCGACCACTACCGCAACATGATTCTTCTCCTGGAAACGGCCCTGCAGAACGCCATTGACAGCCAACAGTAG
- a CDS encoding DsrE family protein, producing the protein MSKTKLLIVWTNGDKEVAMKLPLLYGSVILERGYWEEAHLMIWGPSIKLAAADEEVQARLKQMQESGVTMSACIVCTDDYNATEALAAQGIENTHTGEMLTECLKDDTWAVMTV; encoded by the coding sequence ATGTCGAAAACAAAACTCCTGATCGTCTGGACGAACGGCGACAAAGAGGTTGCCATGAAGCTCCCGCTGCTCTACGGCTCCGTCATTTTGGAACGGGGTTACTGGGAGGAGGCCCACCTGATGATCTGGGGCCCCTCCATCAAACTGGCCGCCGCGGATGAAGAGGTACAGGCGCGCCTGAAACAGATGCAAGAGAGCGGCGTCACCATGAGCGCCTGCATCGTCTGCACCGACGATTACAACGCCACCGAGGCGCTTGCAGCCCAAGGCATAGAGAACACCCACACCGGCGAGATGCTCACCGAGTGTCTCAAAGATGACACCTGGGCGGTAATGACGGTATAA
- a CDS encoding protein adenylyltransferase SelO encodes MTLDALTLDTPYLDLDPLFYDPTDPTPLKNPYLISFNPDAAELIGLSSDAGTDDRLVGLLNGTFTPEGAKPFAMCYAGHQFGMFVPRLGDGRAINLGKSGTWNLQLKGSGETLYSRMGDGRAVLRSSVREYLMSEAMHHLGIPTTRALALIGSETKVVRERLERGAVVLRMSPTWVRIGTFEYFYYKEEHDKLEPLADYVIAESYPHLKGEEDAYFLMFAEVVERTARLLAQWQSVGFNHGVMNTDNMSMGGLTIDYGPYAMLDDYDISFICNHTDTHGRYGFGQQPHVAYWNLSMLAEALSPIVSKERMEKKLDDYGSVYTQTYVEIMCAKMGLATVKEDDIILLKKMLTALQNSQADYTLFFRTLSRYDGDGKPLLDICVDREPVREWLAEYDARLLHEERSAEERHAAMLQTNPKYVLKNYMLQEAIKKAEKFDNSGVEDLLTIARNPFDELPQFERYAKATPNEHKNLKLSCSS; translated from the coding sequence ATGACTTTGGATGCACTCACACTCGACACCCCCTATCTCGACCTCGATCCGCTCTTTTACGATCCGACCGATCCGACGCCGCTGAAAAACCCCTACCTTATCAGTTTCAACCCCGACGCCGCCGAACTGATCGGCCTCTCTTCGGACGCCGGCACGGACGACAGACTCGTCGGGCTGCTCAACGGCACCTTCACCCCAGAAGGCGCCAAACCCTTTGCCATGTGCTATGCCGGGCACCAGTTCGGGATGTTCGTCCCGCGCCTTGGCGACGGACGGGCCATCAACCTCGGCAAGAGCGGCACGTGGAACCTGCAGCTCAAAGGGAGCGGCGAGACCCTCTATTCGCGCATGGGCGACGGGCGGGCCGTCCTGCGCTCCTCCGTGCGCGAGTACCTGATGAGCGAGGCGATGCACCACCTCGGCATCCCGACGACCCGCGCGCTTGCGCTGATCGGCTCGGAAACGAAGGTCGTACGCGAGCGCCTCGAGCGCGGGGCGGTCGTGCTGCGGATGTCGCCGACCTGGGTCCGTATCGGCACCTTCGAGTACTTCTACTATAAAGAGGAGCACGACAAACTCGAACCCCTCGCCGACTACGTCATCGCCGAGAGCTACCCGCACCTGAAAGGCGAAGAGGATGCCTACTTCCTGATGTTTGCCGAGGTCGTCGAGCGCACCGCCCGTCTGCTGGCGCAGTGGCAGAGCGTCGGATTCAACCACGGGGTTATGAACACGGACAATATGTCCATGGGCGGACTCACCATCGACTACGGCCCCTACGCCATGCTCGACGACTACGACATCTCCTTTATCTGCAACCACACGGACACCCACGGCCGCTACGGCTTCGGGCAACAGCCCCATGTCGCCTACTGGAACCTCTCGATGCTCGCCGAGGCCCTCTCCCCCATCGTCTCAAAGGAGCGGATGGAGAAGAAGCTCGATGATTACGGCTCCGTCTACACCCAGACCTACGTCGAGATCATGTGCGCCAAAATGGGACTGGCGACGGTGAAGGAGGACGACATCATCCTGCTCAAAAAGATGCTCACCGCGTTGCAAAATAGCCAGGCGGACTACACCCTCTTTTTCCGCACCCTCAGCCGTTACGACGGCGACGGCAAACCGCTGCTCGATATCTGTGTCGACCGCGAACCTGTCCGCGAATGGCTGGCCGAGTACGACGCCCGGCTGCTGCACGAAGAGCGCAGCGCGGAGGAGCGCCACGCCGCCATGCTGCAAACGAACCCGAAATACGTGCTGAAAAACTACATGCTGCAAGAGGCGATTAAAAAGGCGGAGAAGTTTGACAACAGCGGGGTCGAGGATCTGCTGACCATCGCCCGCAATCCCTTCGACGAACTGCCGCAGTTCGAACGCTACGCCAAGGCGACTCCGAACGAACACAAGAACCTCAAACTCTCCTGTTCCTCCTAA
- a CDS encoding FAD-dependent oxidoreductase, with amino-acid sequence MVSANIAIVGGGVAGATAALYLSRIGMRVTLFEKGESLVSGPPFCHLHAGGNLYREISDEQCVTLLRQSIDLLRFYPYAVDFRPTVIAVPLTDTGEPGDLYPRLEMLRREYQRFIAEDERNQVLGDPETYFRLYDRESVEALREREPVAMPQTPDEWMIPVAREVDLSTVKFPLIMVQEYGLNLFRLGAGAALSLQKLDGCDLQLGTAVTAATRSDDGNGFTVTATDGEHTTQQRFDYLINAAGFRTGEIDDMLGFQRERMVEFKAAYVTKWQESAVWPEVIFHGERGTPNGMAQFTPYPCGFVQLHGMTNDITLFDEGLVGSTPASAQPNLDERFIEMIDREWEWSCVERRSRRAIEHMARYIPAFIDAEVASKPLFGAQQIPGDDPTLRAADVSFVGERYARCEVVKASSVLSMTDAIVERLVNLGYADAAVQGTRTFDVPAVPPEQLIETEASSIAEARSYPTCLSRRTVREGSPAA; translated from the coding sequence ATGGTGTCGGCTAACATCGCCATTGTCGGCGGCGGGGTCGCGGGAGCGACGGCGGCGCTCTACCTGAGCCGCATCGGAATGCGGGTCACCCTCTTCGAAAAGGGCGAGAGCCTCGTCTCCGGTCCCCCGTTTTGCCACCTGCATGCCGGCGGGAACCTCTACCGCGAGATCTCCGACGAACAGTGCGTTACCCTGCTGCGCCAGTCCATCGACCTGCTGCGTTTTTACCCCTACGCCGTCGATTTCCGACCGACAGTCATCGCCGTTCCCCTGACCGACACGGGCGAACCCGGAGACCTCTACCCCCGGCTGGAGATGCTGCGCCGCGAATACCAGCGCTTTATCGCTGAGGACGAACGCAACCAGGTTTTGGGCGACCCGGAAACCTACTTCCGCCTCTACGACCGCGAAAGCGTCGAAGCGCTCCGCGAACGCGAACCGGTCGCGATGCCGCAGACCCCCGACGAGTGGATGATCCCCGTCGCCCGCGAGGTCGACCTCTCCACCGTCAAATTTCCGCTCATCATGGTCCAGGAGTACGGCCTGAACCTCTTCCGACTCGGCGCGGGCGCTGCTCTCTCGCTCCAAAAACTCGACGGCTGCGACCTGCAGCTCGGCACGGCGGTCACCGCCGCGACCCGGAGTGATGACGGTAACGGTTTCACTGTCACCGCGACCGACGGAGAACATACGACGCAGCAGCGCTTCGACTACCTGATCAACGCCGCGGGCTTCCGCACCGGGGAGATCGACGACATGCTCGGGTTCCAACGCGAGCGGATGGTCGAGTTCAAGGCCGCCTACGTCACCAAATGGCAGGAGAGCGCCGTCTGGCCGGAGGTGATCTTCCACGGCGAGCGCGGCACCCCCAACGGGATGGCGCAGTTCACCCCCTACCCCTGCGGTTTCGTGCAGCTGCACGGCATGACCAACGACATCACCCTCTTCGATGAAGGGCTGGTCGGCAGCACCCCCGCCAGCGCCCAGCCCAATCTCGACGAACGCTTTATCGAGATGATCGACCGGGAGTGGGAGTGGTCCTGCGTCGAACGCCGCAGCCGCCGTGCCATCGAGCATATGGCGCGCTATATCCCCGCCTTCATCGACGCCGAGGTTGCCTCCAAGCCCCTCTTCGGCGCCCAGCAGATCCCCGGCGACGACCCGACCCTGCGCGCGGCCGACGTCTCCTTCGTGGGGGAGCGCTACGCCCGCTGCGAAGTCGTCAAAGCCTCCTCGGTGCTGAGCATGACCGACGCCATCGTCGAACGCCTTGTGAACCTCGGCTACGCCGACGCTGCCGTGCAGGGGACCCGCACCTTCGACGTGCCGGCCGTCCCACCGGAGCAGCTGATCGAGACCGAAGCCTCCTCCATCGCCGAAGCGCGCTCCTACCCGACCTGCCTCTCCCGCCGAACGGTGCGCGAAGGCAGCCCCGCCGCGTAA
- a CDS encoding phosphoglycolate phosphatase: MFKHKELILFDFDGTLIDSAPDLALAVNHMLEQLGRPPFEETTVRGWVGNGARTLVERALRASSDTEDAAETVDRALAIFLEFYAGNLAVLTRPYPQVPEVLQQLHQEGYRLAIVTNKPYAFIEPILHSLGMSELFEYTLGGDSLPQRKPDPRPLLHVCETLGVDKERCVMVGDSKNDILAAKAAGMDAIGLGYGYNYGEAIASYTPNLVCDTFAEVAVPFGVSHGVG; the protein is encoded by the coding sequence GTGTTCAAGCATAAAGAGCTGATTTTATTCGACTTTGACGGTACCCTCATCGACAGCGCCCCCGATCTGGCGCTGGCGGTCAACCATATGCTTGAACAGCTCGGGCGTCCCCCCTTCGAAGAGACGACGGTCCGCGGCTGGGTCGGTAACGGCGCGCGCACCCTTGTCGAGCGGGCCCTGCGCGCGAGCAGCGACACGGAGGACGCCGCCGAAACGGTCGACCGCGCCCTCGCGATCTTTTTGGAGTTCTATGCCGGCAACCTCGCCGTGCTGACGCGTCCCTATCCGCAGGTCCCCGAAGTCCTGCAACAACTCCACCAAGAGGGCTACCGCCTGGCCATCGTGACCAACAAGCCCTACGCCTTTATAGAACCCATCTTGCACAGCCTGGGGATGTCTGAACTGTTCGAATATACCCTCGGCGGCGATTCGCTGCCCCAACGGAAACCGGACCCCCGGCCTTTGCTGCACGTCTGCGAAACCCTTGGCGTCGACAAGGAACGCTGCGTCATGGTCGGCGACTCCAAAAACGATATTCTCGCGGCCAAAGCCGCCGGGATGGATGCCATCGGCCTCGGCTACGGCTACAACTACGGGGAGGCGATCGCCTCGTATACCCCCAATCTTGTCTGCGACACCTTCGCCGAGGTCGCTGTCCCCTTCGGAGTCTCCCATGGTGTCGGCTAA